A single region of the Pieris rapae chromosome 19, ilPieRapa1.1, whole genome shotgun sequence genome encodes:
- the LOC110991933 gene encoding protein piccolo-like — protein sequence MRLYALLALCVYARAATISLPDRKIDDLDNVDLDNLVSEPELVDQANTVKDIDNSLRNAIPVKVIQDVKKIDENSNDYIPEGDSLDVKRAPIDLNNPGSPQRQEHETQNPESYSDAQKAVFAIKQTIEDTQEVFTLGLKGISENFNKLFANNEKLSTIQQNIVNLKSAFNEQVLKLNNTIKSYIKPDKVEEAESEVKAVETRLRVLESNFESGVHTLSEGVELLAIMKEEDEAARAEADAAGNPQAASSTQPPVAQNNPVMQFLYNFQQGMANSIANLNNAVQGVFNPNANQGQGQPQQSSSQPGGNFVGGLFQGIQLPFGQQGQQNAQAGQAQQKPPGTSADEPAQTGWRPPNIIQQVQNQWNNLVNGGQNPQQAQQQPSQNPIGQAIQGFVSIFSRPNGNQNQQSTPQSSNQAAGNSAGSVEKPSADVPQGVNVVPVDPVPQQPQPAVPIAQPEAAQPVQTAAEQPGPIRQLVQNNPIIKGLQTVATRITQPDRPRESVDKNADSKGHGGWGGGAGNAGDNPNGSRINEEPEKIEKNEKEKISEEISPEPAKTE from the exons ATGAGGCTGTACGCGCTACTCGCTCTCTGCGTGTACGCACGCGCCGCAACCATCTCCCTACCCGACAGGAAGATTGATGATCTCGATAATGTCGACTTAGATAACCTCGTAAGTGAACCAGAGCTTGTCGATCAAGCCAACACAGTCAAGGACATTGATAACAGCCTTCGCAACGCTATCCCTGTGAAAGTGATCCAGGATGTGAAGAAAATAGATGAAAACTCCAATGATTACATTCCTGAGGGTGACAGCTTAGACGTTAAACGTGCACCGATCGATCTCAATAACCCAGGATCACCTCAGCGGCAAGAGCATGAAACCCAAAATCCTGAAAGTTATTCGGACGCCCAAAAAGCAGTATTTGCAATCAAACAAACCATTGAAGATACACAAGAAGTGTTTACACTCGGTTTGAAGGGCATCTCTGAAaactttaacaaattattcGCAAACAACGAGAAGCTATCGACTATTCAACAAAACATTGTTAACTTAAAAAGCGCTTTCAACGAGCaagttctaaaattaaataatacaattaaatcttatataaaaccAGACAAAGTTGAAGAGGCTGAATCAGAAGTTAAAGCTGTCGAAACGCGCCTAAGAGTGTTGGAAAGTAATTTTGAATCAGGAGTACACACATTATCTGAAGGAGTTGAACTCCTTGCTATCATGAAAGAAGAGGACGAAGCTGCCAGGGCCGAAGCCGATGCTGCTGGTAATCCTCAAGCTGCCAGCTCAACTCAACCACCAGTTGCTCAAAATAATCCAGTGATGCAGTTTCTTTATAACTTCCAACAAGGAATGGCAAACTCTATTGCTAACTTGAACAATGCCGTTCAAGGAGTTTTTAATCCTAACGCGAATCAAGGCCAAGGCCAACCCCAACAATCGTCTTCTCAACCGGGTGGAAACTTCGTGGGAGGTTTGTTTCAAGGTATACAATTGCCATTTGGTCAACAAGGACAACAGAACGCTCAAGCGGGACAGGCCCAACAAAAGCCTCCAGGAACCTCAGCAGATGAGCCAGCACAGACAGGTTGGCGGCCGCCTAACATTATTCAACAAGTTCAGAATCAATGGAACAACCTTGTTAATGGCGGTCAAAACCCTCAGCAAGCGCAGCAGCAGCCTAGCCAAAATCCAATTGGGCAGGCAATTCAGGGCTTCGTTAGTATTTTCTCAAGACCAAACGGTAACCAGAATCAGCAATCCACTCCACAATCTTCGAATCAAGCTGCTGGTAACAGCGCGGGATCTGTTGAAAAGCCCTCTGCTGATGTCCCACAGGGGGTCAATGTAGTTCCAGTTGATCCTGTGCCCCAACAACCTCAGCCAGCAGTACCGATAGCACAACCGGAAGCTGCCCAGCCAGTCCAAACCGCGGCAGAGCAACCAGGCCCCATTCGGCAATTAGTTCAAAACAACCCTATTATCAAAGGCCTGCAGACGGTAGCTACGCGAATCACACAGCCAGATAGACCTAGGGAATCTGTAGACAAGAACGCAGATAGCAAAGGACATGGTGGTTGGGGAGGCGGCGCAGGTAACGCAG GCGATAATCCAAACGGCAGCAGGATAAATGAAGAACCGGAGAAAATTGAGAAAAATGAGAAGGAAAAAATCTCCGAAGAGATCTCGCCAGAGCCCGCCAAGACTGAGTAG
- the LOC110991909 gene encoding thyroid adenoma-associated protein homolog, translated as MNGLSLRINGGGCKIKNPIGVEPILIPEDYINSIYRNEHHNNFLKATSVDQQLSFLKDILSLEPCNSENLRFLVIVFLQADQKHPVKSFLTRGIAKNIDIQEAFSVELSKEIKCMMQSQSTTYRDYKDVVTKLATCIENFPPGAASFKNLEVSLADYFRDCLICAVSTLSSNTLSPTEKTELFNLAHLTLRLLLYIVQKVGEKDKIVYTFEEITRSVKHILFDEDAPMDTKSVCGMLLVAMYILENGDNSWIHLLSPCAHNSSLIELLSNDSAKLSLYSAIATVVPVQQLHLACVGTEIAVIVLIDHILAIGERMSSDSTFTLGVTRSLVHISKSLDKSSMGARVTDRLLVFVWAHLEHYMDSVRHLTSQMLNNIVKYSSGLETQGDKTGVTSIIKALRSFDRNRKSFYLTLTSLTNELGAQYVMEVFPNIINDVIGVLNVQAVQASATTFLEVLLQKHMKERPGKEAYEGWVMCIVKHVSTHSLDSAVMNILEDILALAVKMDENILEYMLPYVTEGKNNLKCVLMLLSVIRRSRRTSDVIGYELLKVAAVDTVDETRILSLSLIVESPKSTEMFLPEDLKFVLYFLKYNCNAQAPHFRQLMLSMMKKFVKRFEDSYKVLKRKREQSDYYLHFVEDLREQCYSGLLVGANYSRRLVALQVLDWIEHVSLEGYQRVWRDEHVDKLLSHLEDSYENNKILALRILSLCPKETFQKSFSTSLKLEDILSQASSVKPTDCSCAAYKLLLLGNRCESYVRGLDDRDTDRPERESFTLLSRLLSRVEAEVEVCESSVLHAAKDAPMYGHVHCARYLLETIDAGAISSDPEWTQLITRMISVCLRVNHAVACVVNNSSPEGHLPMDMNGVAIEKKDSSNVCLEDGRPVTAQMVLLCAWRSVKEVSLLLGVIASKLSIEGECGSGGSVSAQSVCEMGEHFTALLAETKHRGAFEQAYVGFTQLLTRLWRCQSPKLHELPKRWLRELLAVIESGDHHRLCATRRSAGLPFMIQALAITELQVTGNPKCFSQCMRTLLHVGRRSPSVEARTHCTNVLRALYRNTNLDDVVAAYVGEGLLLALEGFEGSTWQERNSSTLLFSALMVRIFGVTRGKDPDNLCTRNRMTGRIFFLRYPALADYMANKLAEANDTDKLLRPSVYPVLLLLARLYPSALEGTVSNIKLVSFIPLVLSCAGNPVFKTRQLAARAMVPLISPHMYLSHVEAMLKLMNDRLIKKNYCHGLILQLIKLLEAQPDDLCFDDKLNDLEKVLLNTKWIVEQTLTRMPCYLLTDDYVKMLDFIIQRFPKEIYAKLINDIKPLLNDILFNGSKSIINSGKFVCLANVVKLQFSILNIHNDLEETSVFIEKCLKHDTYEIVLVALNMLATQNKIQIISNSMRLLRKGNYIQLLCNVLDSKYLECTQKALQLLVLEGNTQRDIINAKLKKNHVNDTICLQSLIFLLETEHENLAHIYLKSLTGFLSEKITGSSLSGKSVLEAIKVVFACAFSHNADDTREVVVEFLEEAFERLLAMDIDLDECELFEYKATLFCTIAILLADDEQTYRQRIACKIINFYNRTHSHENHVIPSRAVEFLMEVVGSCKNGKEILCVLSLLDFKSEVCMNDEVSDECRVFDTNERYNIFSEETVFTATCARALQKWEKSDLLRYLHNSINHFRQTFEYLCNQNLSEFLKKNTTIAKVGLLYCILNTGEM; from the exons ATGAATGGGTTGTCTTTAAGAATAAACGGTGGAGGatgtaaaatcaaaaatccCATAGGAGTCGAACCTATATTAATTCCAGAAGATTACATTAATAGCATAt ATAGAAATGAGCATCACAATAACTTTCTAAAAGCTACTAGTGTCGATCAACAACTTTCTTTCTTAAAGGATATATTGTCCTTAGAACCTTGTAATAGCGAAAATTTAAGGTTTCtagttattgtatttttacaaGCTGATCAAAAGCACCCCGTCAAAAGTTTCCTAACacg gGGTATagctaaaaatattgatattcagGAGGCATTTTCTGTAGAGCTTTCAAAGGAAATAAAGTGTATGATGCAAAGCCAGTCTACAACCTATAGAGATTACAAGGATGTTGTAACAAAACTAGCTACTTGTATAGAAAATTTTCCGCCAGGAGCTGCCTCGTTTAAAAACTTGGAAGTATCATTAGCTGATTATTTTAGAGATTGCCTTATTTGTGCGGTTTCTACATTAAG TTCCAATACATTATCACCAACAGAGAAAACTGAGTTATTTAACTTAGCACATTTGACATTGCGGTTATTACTTTACATAGTCCAGAAGGTGGGTGAGAAAGATAAAATTGTCTATACATTTGAAGAGATCACAAGATCAgtgaaacacattttatttgatgAAGATGCCCCAATGGACACAAAGTCAGTGTGTGGAATGTTGCTTGTGgcaatgtatattttagaGAATGGGGATAATTCTTGGATTCAT CTGTTATCCCCATGTGCCCATAATTCAAGCCTTATAGAACTACTGTCAAATGACTCTGCAAAGTTAAGTCTGTATTCAGCCATAGCTACAGTGGTGCCAGTACAACAATTGCATTTGGCATGCGTGGGCACTGAAATAGCTGTTATAGTTCTTATTGATCATATATTAGCTATAGGCGAGAG gaTGAGTTCAGACTCAACTTTTACACTAGGTGTAACCCGTAGCCTAGTACACATTAGTAAATCACTAGATAAGTCATCAATGGGTGCAAGAGTGACGGATCGCCTTCTAGTATTTGTTTGGGCTCATCTAGAGCATTATATGGACAGTGTGAGACACCTGACGTCAcagatgttaaataatattgtgaagTATTCTTCAGGACTAGAGACACAAG GCGATAAAACTGGAGTTACCAGTATAATAAAAGCGTTAAGGAGCTTTGACAGGAACCGCAAGAGCTTCTACTTGACCCTAACGTCTCTGACCAATGAGCTGGGGGCACAATATGTGATGGAGGTGTTCCCCAATATTATCAATGACGTCATTGGTGTCTTAAACGTACAAGCAGTACAAGCCAGT GCCACGACATTCCTAGAAGTTCTTCTTCAAAAGCACATGAAAGAACGTCCCGGTAAAGAGGCGTACGAGGGTTGGGTGATGTGCATAGTGAAGCATGTCTCCACTCATTCCCTGGACTCTGCCGTTATGAATATTCTGGAAGATATACTGGCCCTCGCGGTGAAGatggatgaaaatattttggagTATAT GTTGCCATATGTAACGGAGGGTAAGAATAATCTGAAGTGCGTGCTAATGTTACTGAGCGTTATCCGTCGTTCGCGACGAACGAGTGACGTCATTGGATACGAACTGCTCAAGGTTGCGGCTGTTGATACGGTTGATGAG aCAAGGATCCTATCTTTGTCTCTGATAGTGGAATCTCCAAAGTCAACGGAGATGTTTTTGCCTGAAGACCTAAAATTTGTCTTGTATTTCCTTAAATACAATTGTAATGCGCAGGCGCCGCATTTTAGACAACTGATGCTGTCTATGATGAAAAAG TTCGTGAAACGCTTCGAGGACAGTTACAAAGTGTTGAAGAGAAAGAGAGAGCAATCGGACTATTATCTTCACTTTGTGGAAGATCTTCGTGAACAGTGTTACTCAGGTCTACTCGTGGGGGCAAATTACAGTCGGCGATTGGTGGCTTTGCAAGTATTGGATTGGATTGAACATGTTTCCTTGGAAGGGTATCAGAG gGTTTGGAGAGATGAGCACGTGGACAAACTTTTGTCGCATCTCGAAGACAGTTAtgagaacaataaaatattggcGCTGAGGATACTGAGTCTTTGTCCGAAGGAAACGTTtcag AAAAGTTTCTCAACTAGTTTGAAGCTGGAAGATATTTTATCACAAGCGTCGTCCGTCAAACCCACTGACTGCTCGTGTGCGGCGTACAAGCTGCTGCTATTGGGGAATCGGTGTGAATCATACGTCCGGGGCTTGGACGatag AGACACGGATAGACCAGAGAGGGAATCCTTCACCCTCTTGTCCCGCCTCTTGTCTCGGGTGGAAGCGGAAGTGGAGGTGTGCGAGAGCAGCGTGCTGCACGCGGCCAAGGACGCGCCCATGTACGGGCACGTGCACTGCGCGAGATATCTCTTGGAGACCATCGATGCTgg tgCAATATCGAGTGACCCAGAATGGACACAATTAATAACCCGCATGATAAGCGTATGTCTGCGTGTTAATCACGCCGTGGCTTGCGTGGTCAATAACTCTTCGCCCGAGGGCCATTTGCCCATGGACATGAACGGGGTTGCCATAGAAAAAAAGGACTCCAG taaCGTTTGCCTGGAAGACGGACGACCTGTCACTGCGCAGATGGTGTTGCTTTGCGCTTGGAGATCGGTCAAAGAG GTATCCCTTCTCCTGGGTGTGATAGCTTCGAAGCTGTCGATAGAAGGGGAGTGTGGGTCAGGCGGGAGTGTCAGTGCTCAGTCGGTTTGCGAGATGGGAGAGCATTTCACCGCTCTGTTAGCTGAGACGAAGCACCGTGGGGCGTTCGAGCAGGCCTATGTCGGCTTCACCCAATTGTTGACCAG gcTATGGCGCTGTCAGAGTCCCAAATTACACGAGCTACCGAAGCGTTGGCTGCGGGAGTTGTTGGCGGTCATAGAAAGCGGAGACCATCACAGGTTGTGTGCGACCAGAAGGAGCGCCGGCCTGCCTTTCATGATACAG GCCCTAGCGATAACGGAGCTCCAAGTGACGGGCAACCCCAAATGCTTCTCGCAATGCATGCGTACGTTGTTGCACGTCGGCAGACGGAGCCCGTCGGTGGAGGCGCGTACGCATTGTACGAACGTTCTGCGCGCGTTGTACAGAAATACGAACCTCGATGACGTGGTGGCGGCCTATGTGGGGGAAGGATTGCTACTCGCGTTGGAAGGCTTTGAAGGGAGCACTTGGCAG GAAAGAAATTCATCAACGCTACTATTCAGTGCCCTGATGGTCCGGATATTCGGAGTGACCCGGGGCAAGGACCCGGATAATCTGTGCACTCGCAACCGGATGACGGGACGCATTTTCTTTTTACGATACCCGGCGCTAGCGGATTATATGGCG AATAAATTAGCGGAAGCAAACGATACGGACAAGTTGCTCCGTCCGTCCGTGTATCCCGTGCTGCTTCTCCTTGCCAGGCTCTACCCGTCTGCCCTGGAGGGAACCGTTTCTAATATAAAG CTAGTGTCATTCATCCCTCTGGTTTTGTCATGCGCGGGTAACCCCGTGTTTAAGACTCGGCAATTGGCCGCTAGAGCGATGGTCCCGCTCATATCTCCGCATAT GTATTTATCGCACGTTGAGGCAATGTTAAAGTTGATGAACGATCGACtgattaagaaaaattactgcCATGGGCTCATATTACAG ttaataaaactattggaAGCTCAGCCAGATGATCTTTGCTTCGATGATAAACTAAATGATCTAGAAAAAGTCCTTTTAAACACGAAATGGATCGTGGAGCAGACACTCACGCGCATGCCTTGTTATCTGCTCACCGATGATTATGTCAAAATGCTCGATTTCATTATACagag GTTTCCAAAAGAAATTTACGCGAAATTAATTAACGATATAAAACCGCTgctaaatgatattttatttaatggatCCAAATCTATTATTAATTCGGGAAAATTCGTCTGTTTAGCAAACGTTGTCAAACTTCAGTttagcattttaaatattcacaaCGATTTAGAAGAAACGAGCGTTTTCATAGAAAAATGCTTAAAACACGACACGTATGAAATTGTTTTAGTTGCATTGAACATGCTGGcaacacaaaacaaaatccAGATTATATCCAATTCGATGCGATTATTGCGGAAGGGCAATTACATCCAGCTTTTATGCAATGTCTTGGACAGCAAATACCTTGAATGTACGCAAAAAGCCCTGCAATTGTTGGTTCTAGAAGGAAATACGCAACGGGACATAATAAACGCAAAGTTAAAGAAGAACCATGTTAACGATACAATTTGTTTGCAATCGTTGATATTTTTACTCGAAACCGAACACGAGAATTTAGCCCATATTTACTTGAAGAGTTTAACGGGTTTTTTAAGCGAAAAGATCACGGGATCTAGTTTGTCTGGGAAAAGTGTTTTGGAAGCAATAAAGGTGGTTTTCGCGTGTGCGTTTTCTCACAACGCGGATGATACTAGAGAGGTCGTTGTTGAGTTTTTAGAGGAAGCCTTCGAGAGGTTATTGGCTATGGATATCGATTTGGATGAATGTGAATTGT ttgaaTACAAAGCGACTCTGTTCTGCACTATAGCTATATTATTAGCGGATGACGAACAGACATACAGACAGAGGATCGCTTGCAAAATTATCAACTTCTATAATAGAACTCATTCCCACGAGAATCACGTGATACCCAGTAGAGCTGTTGAGTTCTTGATGGAAGTTGTGGGTAGTTGCAAAAATGGGAAGGAGATATTATGTGTTCTTTCTTTGTTGGACTTTAAAAGTGAAGTTTGCATGAACGATGAAGTTAGTGACGAG TGTCGTGTCTTCGACACAAACGAACGGTACAACATTTTCTCCGAAGAAACAGTGTTTACGGCAACATGCGCACGCGCACTTCAAAAGTGGGAAAAGTCAGATCTTCTACGATATCTGCATAATAGCATAAATCATTTTAGACAAACATTTGAGTATTTGTGCAACCAAAACTTAAgtgaatttcttaaaaagaaTACTACGATTGCTAAGGTTggattattgtattgtatcttAAATACAGGTGAAATGTGA
- the LOC110991924 gene encoding poly(A) RNA polymerase, mitochondrial: MSVLLQTIKLCLNRKPYNSSYCKCLSFRNKSDNSKRFITFDEVVAQRRAEAQKSLVVQVNSESSFNELYGYCSKYATVNDVHHYKNSNNEHYMLIEFSSEDNMKEVLQACSAHQKDVDIMSVQSPFLWFRAASGAKEKFPASNKLLAVKHGSCKIDEDVLFDELQNCETVSHQLQLLYDQTKLNDMDIRLRYMVARQLEVICSSLYANIAIKPFGSSVNGFGKMGCDLDLVLTNIVAPEMMDPKRRLVFQEKKCEGGRSPWQRHMELVATLLELRAPGAARVTRILNARVPIVKYAHEMADLECDLCYNNTSGVYMSELLWLLGSLDPRVRPLTFAVRRWARACSLTSPHPGRWITNFPLTLMVLFFLQQKRNDGIVLPSLKYLVKMSSKEDVRIAEENLNCTFLRDLNKLPEDSYSQSKDDLQTLLFHFFEFYAQFDFQDRAISINEGVPIRKPNALPLYIVNPLEQSLNVSRNVSFEECERLKMEVRNAAWHMESVLDGKKADDWGLLGLIEKKTTRSLKKLLRVGNTHRLVSVKDLFVEEGESSEIKKFKTDEDIEDSVRDIKNKLDSKDQKERRMKFKNTQVANEVYRIKRNKL; encoded by the exons atgtctgTATTATTACAGACAATTAAATTGTGTCTTAACAGAAAACCTTATAATTCCTCTTATTGTAAATGCTTGTCCTTTAGAAATAAATCAG ataaTTCTAAAAGATTTATAACATTTGACGAAGTTGTGGCACAAAGAAGAGCCGAAGCACAAAAAAGTCTCGTAGTTCAAGTAAATTCAGAGTCCTCATTTAATGAACTGTATGGATATTGTTCAAAATATGCAACTGTAAATGATGTTCACCATTATAAAAACTCAAATAACGAG CATTATATGCTTATTGAATTTAGCTCTGAAGATAACATGAAGGAGGTTTTACAAGCATGTAGTGCTCATCAAAAAGATGTTGATATTATGTCTGTACAGTCACCATTTCTTTGGTTTCGTGCAGCTTCCGGAGCAAAAGAAAAATTTCCtgctagtaataaattattagcagTGAAACATGGTAGTTGTAAAATTGATGAAGATGTATTATTTGATGAACTTCAAAACTGTGAAACAGTCTCTCATCAATTGCAGCTACTCTATGATCAAACAAAATTGAATGATATGGATATAAGGTTACGGTATATGGTAGCTAGGCAG ctTGAAGTGATATGTAGCAGTCTTTATGCAAACATAGCAATCAAGCCATTTGGTTCATCTGTGAATGGGTTTGGTAAAATGGGCTGTGACTTGGACCttgttttaacaaatattgtaGCCCCTGAAATG ATGGACCCCAAAAGGCGTTTAgtatttcaagaaaaaaaatgtgaagGTGGAAGAAGCCCTTGGCAGCGCCATATGGAATTAGTGGCAACATTGCTTGAGCTGCGTGCCCCAGGTGCAGCCAGAGTGACCAGGATATTAAATGCTAGGGTGCCCATAGTTAAATATGCACATGAGATGGCTGATCTAGAATGTGACTTGTGCTATAACAACac TTCTGGTGTATACATGTCTGAGTTGCTATGGCTACTTGGGTCTCTAGATCCTCGAGTCAGGCCACTAACATTTGCTGTGCGGCGCTGGGCGCGTGCCTGTTCTCTTACAAGTCCACATCCTGGGAGGTGGATAACTAACTTTCCTCTGACACTGATGGTCCTGTTTTTTCTTCAGCAGAAAAGAAATGATGGTATTGTATTGCCAAGCTTGAAGTACTTGGTAAAAATGTCTA GTAAAGAAGATGTCCGCATAGCAGAAGAGAATCTCAACTGTACATTCCTACGTGACCTAAACAAACTACCAGAAGACAGCTACAGTCAAAGCAAAGACGACCTACAAACTCTTCTATTTCACTTCTTTGAATTTTACGCCCAATTCGATTTCCAAGACAGAGCCATTTCTATTAACGAAGGTGTTCCAATTCGAAAGCCGAATGCCTTACCGCTATATATTGTCAATCCTCTAGAACAATCGCTAAACGTGAGCAGAAATGTCAGTTTCGAAGAGTGTGAGAGGCTTAAAATGGAAGTGAGGAATGCAGCATGGCACATGGAGAGTGTTTTGGACGGCAAGAAAGCGGACGATTGGGGCTTATTAGGGCTCATAGAGAAAAAGACTACGAGGAGTCTTAAGAAATTACTGCGAGTTGGAAACACACACAGATTAGTGTCAGTAAAAGACTTATTTGTGGAAGAAGGCGAATcctcagaaataaaaaaatttaagactgATGAAGACATAGAAGATAGTGTGAgagacataaaaaataaactggaCTCTAAAGACCAAAAAGAGCGAAGAATGAAATTTAAGAATACACAAGTTGCTAACGAAGTGTACAGAATAAAACggaataaattatga
- the LOC110991925 gene encoding ribosome-recycling factor, mitochondrial, with protein MASRFLQRLVFSNSLRNIKPNLSQRHVGINSLNTNTIIIRNYAKSKDRGKEKKGKTPKVDINPTMMAELVDVNKIKSRCQTSIDKMREDFAKNLSLRSATGSIESLPIKYEGKDYELQELAQVIRKNPKTLVIDFSSFPQVIPDVLKAIHSSGLNLNPQQDGTRLYVPVPKVTKEHREALAKNAKALYINCRDAMKDIQNEFIKKSKKQTGVSEDLVYNIVKQITALCEQYQTDAKNIYELKNKELLGN; from the coding sequence ATGGCTAGTCGTTTTTTGCAGCGTTTAGTGTTTTCAAATTCTTTGAGGAATATAAAACCTAACCTCTCTCAACGCCATGTAGgtataaattctttaaatacaaatacaattataatcaGAAATTATGCTAAAAGTAAAGATCGAGGTAAAGAGAAAAAAGGCAAAACACCGAAAGTGGATATTAATCCAACAATGATGGCAGAATTAGTTGATGTGAATAAGATAAAAAGTAGATGCCAAACCTCAATTGACAAAATGCGAGAGGATTTTGCAAAGAATTTATCACTAAGATCGGCAACAGGCTCAATAGAATCCTTGCCAATCAAGTATGAAGGCAAAGATTATGAGTTACAAGAGCTTGCTCAGGTCATAAGAAAAAATCCAAAAACCCTTGTTATAGACTTTTCATCATTTCCTCAAGTCATACCAGATGTTTTAAAAGCCATTCATAGCTCAGGATTAAACTTAAATCCACAACAAGATGGAACTAGGTTGTATGTCCCTGTACCTAAAGTGACAAAAGAGCATAGGGAGGCCCTGGCAAAAAATGCAAAagctttgtatattaattgtcGAGATGCTATGAAGGACATTCAAAAtgagtttattaaaaagagtaaaaAACAGACTGGAGTTTCAGAAGACTTAGTTTATaacattgtaaaacaaataactgCCTTATGTGAACAATATCAAACAGATGCCAAAAacatatatgaattaaaaaataaagaacttctaggaaattaa